The Hydra vulgaris chromosome 11, alternate assembly HydraT2T_AEP genome contains a region encoding:
- the LOC136087046 gene encoding general transcription factor II-I repeat domain-containing protein 2A-like: MASAKRRRCDTESGHGGRVFNPSWTTDYFVHEQCNSFICLICLEKIAVCKSYNVNRHYTTKHAVSYDKFKGQFRIDKIELLKKTFLAQQLVMKTKVISSYSATKISFLMAEAVAKSGKPFCTGGLLKNCLKIFCKEICPEKTPTVEDLSLSHQTIARRVEDLSKNIELSLKEKLNKCEAYSLALDESTDRGDTAQLAIFIRGITSNFEVIKELLDINHMKNTTRGEDILSEVKKTLVKFELPEMKLCSVTTDGASALTGKNIGFIALLKKSINHEVISYHCIIHQEQLCAKVLEMKNVMELVIHTVNFIRSRGLNHRQFKQLLEGCGSEAEDVIYFSQVRWLSRAATLKRFWILLPEIVLFLKIKGKDTSLLENIDCLNDLAFLIDMTQILMELNLKLQGKDQLISKLFENVETFFLKLKLLKQQLSSKVLVHFKALSERNINTIDSERYCTLILKLIDEFDTRFCDFKKEKNELDLFAHPFSIKAETVRNEFQMELIELQNNKDSKEAYKEVELLEFYKKYTSIEVFPHLCRHAIKYFSLFGSTYNCEQLFSKIKHVKTEQRNRLTDEHLTNTLRIASSNIKADIDHLCKKKQCQVSH; the protein is encoded by the coding sequence atggCTTCAGCTAAAAGACGTAGATGTGATACTGAAAGCGGTCATGGGGGTCGTGTATTTAATCCTTCTTGGACAACTGACTATTTTGTACATGAACAATGTAATTCTTTTATATGTCTAATTTGTTTGGAGAAAATTGCCGTGTGTAAAAGTTATAATGTGAACAGGCACTACACTACAAAACATGCTGTAAGTTATGACAAATTTAAAGGCCAATTTCGAATTGATAAGATTGAATTGTTGAAGAAAACTTTTCTTGCACAACAATTAGTGATGAAAACTAAAGTGATTAGCTCTTACAGTGCtaccaaaataagttttttaatggcAGAAGCTGTTGCAAAAAGTGGTAAACCTTTTTGTACTGgaggtttattaaaaaactgtttaaaaatattttgtaaagagATATGTCCTGAAAAAACACCTACTGTTGAAGATCTTAGCCTCTCACACCAAACTATTGCTAGAAGAGTTGAAGAtctatcaaaaaatattgaattatcattaaaagaaaaattaaataaatgtgaaGCCTATAGTCTGGCACTGGATGAATCAACAGACAGAGGTGATACTGCTCAGCTAGCCATTTTTATTAGAGGTATAACTAGTAACTTTGAAGTAATTAAAGAACTGTTAGATATTAATCATATGAAGAACACAACAAGAGGAGAAGATATTCTCTCTGAAGTGAAAAAAACATTGGTGAAATTTGAATTACCAGAAATGAAACTCTGTAGTGTCACTACAGATGGAGCAAGTGCACTAACaggaaaaaatattggatttatTGCATTACTTAAGAAATCCATTAATCATGAAGTTATTTCATATCACTGCATTATACACCAAGAGCAGTTATGCGCAAAAGTATTGGAGATGAAGAATGTTATGGAACTTGTTATTCATACTGTTAACTTTATAAGAAGTCGTGGCCTTAATCACAGACAGTTCAAACAATTACTTGAAGGTTGTGGTAGCGAGGCTGAAGATGTAATTTATTTCAGCCAGGTTAGATGGCTTAGTCGAGCTGCTACTCTGAAAAGATTTTGGATACTATTACCTGAAATAGTGctgtttctaaaaattaaaggGAAAGACACAAGCTtgcttgaaaatattgactGTCTGAATGATTTGGCATTTTTGATTGACATGACTCAGATTTTAATGGAATTAAACCTTAAGTTGCAGGGTAAAGATCAACTTATTagtaaattgtttgaaaatgtagaaacattttttttgaaattaaaacttcTGAAACAACAATTAAGTTCTAAAGTACTTGTCCATTTCAAGGCATTATCAGAAAGAAATATTAATACAATTGACTCTGAAAGATATTGtactcttattttaaaattaattgatgaATTTGACACAAGATTCTGtgattttaaaaaggaaaaaaatgagTTAGACCTATTTGCCCATCCATTTTCCATCAAAGCTGAGACAGTTAGAAATGAATTTCAAATGGAATTAATAGAATTGCAAAACAATAAAGATTCTAAAGAAGCCTACAAAGAAGTAGAATtgttagaattttataaaaaatacacgAGCATTGAAGTTTTTCCTCATTTGTGCAGACatgctattaaatatttttcactttttggaAGCACATACAACTGCGAACAGTTATTCTCAAAAATAAAGCATGTAAAAACAGAACAGAGAAATAGATTGACAGATGAACACCTTACTAATACCCTTCGAATTGCATCATCAAATATAAAAGCAGACATAGAtcatttatgcaaaaaaaaacagtgtcAAGTTTCACATTGA